The following coding sequences lie in one Chelonia mydas isolate rCheMyd1 chromosome 6, rCheMyd1.pri.v2, whole genome shotgun sequence genomic window:
- the PSMC1 gene encoding 26S proteasome regulatory subunit 4 isoform X1 yields the protein MGQSQSGGHGPGGGKKDDKDKKKKYEPPVPTRVGKKKKKTKGPDAASKLPLVTPHTQCRLKLLKLERIKDYLLMEEEFIRNQEQMKPLEEKQEEERSKVDDLRGTPMSVGTLEEIIDDNHAIVSTSVGSEHYVSILSFVDKDLLEPGCSVLLNHKVHAVIGVLMDDTDPLVTVMKVEKAPQETYADIGGLDNQIQEIKESVELPLTHPEYYEEMGIKPPKGVILYGPPGTGKTLLAKAVANQTSATFLRVVGSELIQKYLGDGPKLVRELFRVAEEHAPSIVFIDEIDAIGTKRYDSNSGGEREIQRTMLELLNQLDGFDSRGDVKVIMATNRIETLDPALIRPGRIDRKIEFPLPDEKTKKRIFQIHTSRMTLADDVTLDELIMAKDDLSGADIKAICTEAGLMALRERRMKVTNEDFKKSKENVLYKKQEGTPEGLYL from the exons ATG GGTCAAAGTCAAAGTGGTGGACATGGTCCTGGGGGTGGCAAGAAGGATGACAAG GATAAGAAGAAGAAATATGAACCTCCAGTTCCAACTAGAGtggggaaaaagaagaagaaaacaaagggacCAGATGCAGCCAGCAAACTTCCATTGG TGACACCTCACACACAATGCAGACTCAAATTGTTGAAATTAGAGAGAATTAAAGATTACCTACTTATGGAGGAAGAATTTATCAGAAATCAGGAACAGATGAAACCTTTGGAAGAAAAGCAAGAG GAAGAGAGATCAAAGGTGGATGACCTGAGAGGAACCCCAATGTCTGTTGGTACCCTGGAGGAGATTATTGATGATAATCACGCTATAGTGTCTACATCAGTGGGATCTGAGCACTATGTCAGTATTCTGTCTTTTGTGGACAAAGATCTTCTAGAACCAGGCTGCTCCGTTTTGCTCAATCATAAG GTTCATGCTGTGATAGGAGTCCTGATGGATGACACAGATCCTTTAGTTACAGTGATGAAAGTGGAGAAGGCCCCTCAGGAGACTTACGCTGATATTGGTGGCCTTGACAACCAGATTCAAGAAATTAAG GAGTCTGTGGAGCTTCCTCTCACCCATCCTGAGTATTATGAAGAGATGGGTATAAAGCCACCCAAAGGAGTAATTCTGTATGGCCCACCTGGCACAG GTAAAACCTTACTAGCCAAGGCAGTGGCAAACCAGACCTCAGCAACCTTTCTGAGAGTTGTTGGCTCCGAGCTTATACAGAAGTACCTAGGTGATGGTCCAAAACTTGTGCGTGAATTGTTCCGTGTAGCTGAGGAGCATGCTCCGTCAATCGTCTTTATTGATGAAATAGATGCCATTGGTACAAAAAG ATATGACTCAAATTCTGGTGGCGAAAGAGAGATCCAGCGTACGATGCTGGAGTTGCTGAACCAATTAGATGGGTTTGATTCCCGTGGGGATGTGAAAGTTATCATGGCcacaaacagaatagaaacactgGATCCAGCCTTAATCAGGCCAG GGCGTATTGATAGGAAAATTGAGTTCCCCTTACCAGATGAAAAGACCAAGAAGCGCATCTTTCAGATCCACACAAGCAGGATGACTTTGGCAGATGATGTAACTTTAGATGAGCTCATTATGGCTAAAGATGATCTGTCTGGCGCAGATATTAAG gcaatttgcacagaagctgGTTTGATGGCTTTGAGAGAACGCAGAATGAAAGTAACTAATGAAGACTTCAAAAAATCAAAAGAGAATGTTCTCTATAAGAAACAAGAAGGCACCCCAGAGGGGCTTTATCTTTAG
- the PSMC1 gene encoding 26S proteasome regulatory subunit 4 isoform X2: MEEEFIRNQEQMKPLEEKQEEERSKVDDLRGTPMSVGTLEEIIDDNHAIVSTSVGSEHYVSILSFVDKDLLEPGCSVLLNHKVHAVIGVLMDDTDPLVTVMKVEKAPQETYADIGGLDNQIQEIKESVELPLTHPEYYEEMGIKPPKGVILYGPPGTGKTLLAKAVANQTSATFLRVVGSELIQKYLGDGPKLVRELFRVAEEHAPSIVFIDEIDAIGTKRYDSNSGGEREIQRTMLELLNQLDGFDSRGDVKVIMATNRIETLDPALIRPGRIDRKIEFPLPDEKTKKRIFQIHTSRMTLADDVTLDELIMAKDDLSGADIKAICTEAGLMALRERRMKVTNEDFKKSKENVLYKKQEGTPEGLYL; this comes from the exons ATGGAGGAAGAATTTATCAGAAATCAGGAACAGATGAAACCTTTGGAAGAAAAGCAAGAG GAAGAGAGATCAAAGGTGGATGACCTGAGAGGAACCCCAATGTCTGTTGGTACCCTGGAGGAGATTATTGATGATAATCACGCTATAGTGTCTACATCAGTGGGATCTGAGCACTATGTCAGTATTCTGTCTTTTGTGGACAAAGATCTTCTAGAACCAGGCTGCTCCGTTTTGCTCAATCATAAG GTTCATGCTGTGATAGGAGTCCTGATGGATGACACAGATCCTTTAGTTACAGTGATGAAAGTGGAGAAGGCCCCTCAGGAGACTTACGCTGATATTGGTGGCCTTGACAACCAGATTCAAGAAATTAAG GAGTCTGTGGAGCTTCCTCTCACCCATCCTGAGTATTATGAAGAGATGGGTATAAAGCCACCCAAAGGAGTAATTCTGTATGGCCCACCTGGCACAG GTAAAACCTTACTAGCCAAGGCAGTGGCAAACCAGACCTCAGCAACCTTTCTGAGAGTTGTTGGCTCCGAGCTTATACAGAAGTACCTAGGTGATGGTCCAAAACTTGTGCGTGAATTGTTCCGTGTAGCTGAGGAGCATGCTCCGTCAATCGTCTTTATTGATGAAATAGATGCCATTGGTACAAAAAG ATATGACTCAAATTCTGGTGGCGAAAGAGAGATCCAGCGTACGATGCTGGAGTTGCTGAACCAATTAGATGGGTTTGATTCCCGTGGGGATGTGAAAGTTATCATGGCcacaaacagaatagaaacactgGATCCAGCCTTAATCAGGCCAG GGCGTATTGATAGGAAAATTGAGTTCCCCTTACCAGATGAAAAGACCAAGAAGCGCATCTTTCAGATCCACACAAGCAGGATGACTTTGGCAGATGATGTAACTTTAGATGAGCTCATTATGGCTAAAGATGATCTGTCTGGCGCAGATATTAAG gcaatttgcacagaagctgGTTTGATGGCTTTGAGAGAACGCAGAATGAAAGTAACTAATGAAGACTTCAAAAAATCAAAAGAGAATGTTCTCTATAAGAAACAAGAAGGCACCCCAGAGGGGCTTTATCTTTAG